In Mercurialis annua linkage group LG6, ddMerAnnu1.2, whole genome shotgun sequence, the following are encoded in one genomic region:
- the LOC126686935 gene encoding glutathione S-transferase U7-like, producing MGEEVKVIGMWASYFSWRVELALKLKGIDYQFIDEDLSNKSHLLLKSNPVHTKIPVLLHNGKPIAESLVILEYIDQTWPDHPILPNHPYDRAIARFWANFVDDKILQTIYKIAMAKCKGEELEHENQELYESLKLLENELKGKEFFGNEEIGYVDIVAFVVAHSFQLMFEVLQLEFITDEKFPVLNKWLEKLRQIDVIKEFLPPKDKHVAHIKTRVEIIKSTFN from the exons ATGGGAGAAGAAGTGAAGGTGATAGGGATGTGGGCTAGCTACTTTAGTTGGAGAGTAGAATTAGCTCTAAAATTAAAAGGCATAGATTATCAATTTATAGACGAAGATCTATCCAACAAGAGTCATTTATTGCTCAAATCCAACCCTGTTCACACAAAAATTCCGGTTCTGCTTCACAATGGTAAACCCATTGCAGAATCACTGGTTATTCTTGAATACATCGACCAAACCTGGCCGGATCATCCCATCTTGCCTAACCACCCTTACGATAGAGCCATAGCTCGTTTTTGGGCTAATTTCGTCGATGATAAG ATCCTGCAAACAATTTACAAGATTGCAATGGCTAAGTGCAAGGGAGAAGAGTTAGAGCACGAAAATCAAGAATTATATGAGAGTTTGAAGTTGCTAGAAAACGAGCTAAAAGGAAAAGAATTCTTTGGAAATGAAGAAATTGGATATGTGGACATTGTGGCATTTGTTGTTGCACATTCGTTTCAGTTGATGTTTGAAGTTCTGCAATTAGAATTTATCACTGACGAAAAATTTCCAGTTTTAAACAAATGGCTCGAAAAACTCCGTCAAATTGATGTGATCAAAGAGTTCCTACCGCCGAAAGACAAGCATGTCGCTCATATCAAAACTCGTGttgaaattataaaatctactttcaattaa
- the LOC126686926 gene encoding uncharacterized protein LOC126686926 produces the protein MFLFCRMSTSLEHLLDNFHVDMTVDMGEVTSGVPNPSTIAVPNPTPDSVNPDLDPASGDQVPAATSESPLLPSKESGPSLKGLPTAGQKRPAEDQAGASTKRPKKKKSFGVSIEEAPRFAAWADAQNPPRLSNVAILHACMENIMIKEDIESIDREHGDNLAEFACLGGFSVVQSIAVLERRRRDAVDQLKKLQRDSESWLSEKQKMEEEAGEATGLIQQLRSSVSTKTREISALEARVRTLSEEVESLQSSSGALPKERDDLKKEEGRLRRRLGDSGSFYSQVMTQYRLAIGAKLREQNPGVDLSGVNQLDPASLAKEVKAKLDKQKQDALNKA, from the exons atgtttttgttttgtaggatgtcgacttctcttgaacatttgcttgacaattttcatgtcgatatgactgtagatatgggcgaggtcaccAGCGGCGTTCCTAATCCCTCTACAATCGCCGTGCCGAATCCGACGCCTGATTCGGTGAATCCTGATCTTGATCCCGCTTCTGGCGAtcaagttcctgctgcgacttccgagtcgcctctgcttccttcgaaggagtcaggtccttctctgaaggggttgcctacTGCTGGCCagaagcgtcctgctgaggaccaggctggGGCTTCTaccaagcgtcccaagaagaagaaatcttttGGGGTGTCTATTGAGGAGGCGCCTCGGTTTGCTGCTTGGGCGGACGCGCAAAATCCGCCTCGTCTttcaaacgtcgccattcttcatgcttgcatggagaatattatgataaaagaggacattgagtccattgatcgcgaacatggcgataatttggctgagttcgcctgtctcggcggtttttcg gtggtccagtccatcgctgttttggagcgccgccgaagggatgcggtggatcaattgaagaagcttcagagagattccgaatcctggctctccgagaaacaaaagatggaggaggaggctggcgaggcgactggtctgatccaacagctgaggtcctccgtatctaccaagactcgggagatttccgctttagaggctcgggttcgaactttatccgaggaagtcgagtctctacaatcttcttcaggtgctctccctaaggagagggatgatctgaagaaagaagaggggcgtctccgccggcgattgggtgactctgggagcttttattcccaagtcatgacacaataccggttggcgatcggggcaaagctgcgggagcagaatcctggcgtcgatctttctggagtcaatcagttggatcctgcttctttggcgaaggaggtgaaggcgaagcttgataagcagaagcaagatgCTTTGAATaaggcttag